In Deinococcus sp. QL22, the following are encoded in one genomic region:
- a CDS encoding winged helix-turn-helix domain-containing protein, with translation MSHVVVIEDEGTVRDVLRFHLERAGLRVTAFESTRGTEEALAQADALVLDWMLPGESGLGFLRRLRGDPELRRLPVLMLTARAAEAERVEGLESGADDYLTKPFSAAELVARVRALLRRTLPDTPQTLTNGPLTVDISAAEARMGGKRLNLTRREFDLLAFLTQHAGRVYSRTELLDRVWGADFLGGERTVDQHVTQLRAHLGDDPTRPDFLETVRGKGYRMRPWTDAP, from the coding sequence ATGAGCCACGTGGTTGTAATTGAAGATGAGGGCACGGTGCGCGACGTGCTGCGCTTTCATCTGGAACGGGCAGGCCTGCGCGTCACAGCTTTTGAATCCACACGCGGTACCGAAGAGGCGCTGGCGCAGGCCGACGCCCTGGTGCTGGACTGGATGCTGCCGGGAGAAAGCGGGCTGGGATTCCTGCGGCGGCTCAGGGGCGACCCCGAACTGCGCCGCCTGCCCGTGCTGATGCTCACCGCCCGCGCCGCCGAAGCCGAACGGGTGGAGGGGCTGGAATCGGGAGCAGACGATTACCTGACCAAACCCTTCAGCGCCGCAGAATTGGTGGCGCGGGTGCGTGCCCTGCTGCGCCGCACCCTGCCCGATACGCCCCAGACCCTGACCAACGGCCCGCTGACCGTGGACATCAGCGCCGCTGAGGCCCGGATGGGTGGCAAACGCCTGAACCTGACTCGCCGCGAGTTCGATCTGCTGGCCTTCCTGACGCAGCACGCGGGCCGGGTCTACTCGCGCACTGAACTGCTGGATCGCGTATGGGGCGCGGATTTCCTGGGCGGAGAGCGCACGGTGGATCAGCATGTGACGCAGTTGCGGGCGCATCTGGGCGACGATCCCACCCGGCCCGACTTTTTGGAAACGGTGCGTGGCAAAGGCTACCGGATGCGCCCATGGACAGACGCCCCATGA
- the rsfS gene encoding ribosome silencing factor, whose protein sequence is MNPASQQSAQTVQNQLRAIVDAARERRAEDVVVLDLTDVSSTLEYFIICTASAGLQLNAIQENVRQKAQESGLPRPSVEGPSERWLLLAFGGGIVVHIMTKDAREYYDLEGLWSDARKLEFAEAPRDPEANVTATTQADSIDSAQAE, encoded by the coding sequence ATGAATCCAGCATCACAGCAATCTGCACAGACCGTCCAGAACCAACTCCGCGCCATCGTGGACGCCGCCCGCGAACGCCGCGCCGAAGATGTCGTCGTCCTCGACCTGACCGACGTGTCTTCCACCCTCGAATACTTCATCATCTGCACCGCCAGCGCGGGGTTGCAGCTCAACGCCATTCAGGAAAACGTGCGTCAGAAGGCGCAGGAATCTGGCCTGCCCCGCCCCAGCGTCGAAGGCCCCAGCGAACGCTGGTTGCTGCTGGCCTTTGGCGGCGGCATCGTGGTGCATATTATGACCAAAGACGCCCGCGAGTATTACGACCTCGAGGGCCTGTGGAGCGACGCCCGCAAGCTGGAATTTGCCGAAGCGCCCCGCGACCCCGAAGCCAACGTGACGGCAACTACGCAGGCCGACTCTATCGACTCTGCTCAGGCCGAGTAA
- the yqeK gene encoding bis(5'-nucleosyl)-tetraphosphatase (symmetrical) YqeK — protein sequence MIAALPQPRHPLADLVGWEDRVRLMVRPKRYQHVLRVAELACQIACANGLDESRAYAAGILHDIARDLPDAELLRLAPPEHPIDAAHPLALHGRAARTLLERWGYRDPVVLEAVEDHTTGPRGGNLVSACVYVADVSEPGRGVNEDIRELALRDLDAALHRAIASKVTYLQGRGIQVHPRTLQAYYALPLVRVDHGNSACHSVPSESIPTADSPAPRLSLRRSRPAS from the coding sequence ATGATTGCCGCACTGCCCCAACCGCGTCACCCCCTCGCCGATCTGGTCGGGTGGGAAGACCGCGTTCGCCTGATGGTACGCCCCAAGCGTTACCAGCACGTCCTGCGCGTTGCAGAACTCGCCTGCCAGATTGCCTGTGCCAACGGCCTCGACGAATCGCGTGCTTATGCTGCAGGCATCCTGCACGATATTGCCCGTGACCTTCCCGACGCCGAACTCCTGCGCCTTGCGCCGCCCGAACACCCCATAGACGCCGCCCACCCGCTGGCCCTACATGGACGCGCCGCCCGCACCCTGCTGGAACGCTGGGGTTACCGTGACCCGGTGGTGCTGGAAGCCGTAGAAGACCACACCACTGGGCCACGTGGCGGGAATCTGGTGTCGGCCTGCGTGTACGTGGCCGATGTCTCGGAACCTGGACGCGGTGTAAACGAGGACATCCGCGAACTGGCCCTACGTGATCTGGACGCCGCCCTGCACCGGGCCATCGCCTCCAAGGTCACCTACCTTCAGGGGCGCGGCATTCAGGTTCACCCGCGTACTTTGCAGGCCTACTACGCGCTGCCGCTGGTGCGGGTAGATCACGGGAATTCTGCTTGTCACAGCGTTCCTTCTGAGAGCATCCCAACTGCCGATTCCCCGGCCCCCCGGCTTTCACTGCGCCGCAGTCGCCCCGCTTCGTGA
- a CDS encoding cell wall metabolism sensor histidine kinase WalK produces MTPQAPATQGNSAQGDPVQGAWLDALPQAVLLIESGSVTRVNAAAARLWGVPQDRAAGRPVLEIVRRHTLEALAERGGEMELEVSGRTLRCTATRDGIHSALIVEDVTDHRRREAELREATAVLSHEFRTPVAALRGVLEALEYDMPTDLAQNFVRQGLQETERLARLVEDLAVGFRPTRARTLPLAEAFARAERLLGTDLLARQATLTFGQDHLVRADPDKLLQVLLNLIENALKYGPDGQPIHVRTAERGTWIEVAVLDHGPAISDSENLFRAHTRGQGATGQGSGMGLYIVRSIVHGWGGQAWAEREGQQNAFCFTLPGVAGIG; encoded by the coding sequence ATGACCCCGCAGGCCCCCGCCACACAGGGTAATTCTGCACAGGGCGATCCCGTACAGGGCGCTTGGCTGGACGCCCTCCCGCAGGCCGTGCTGCTGATCGAATCGGGCAGCGTGACCCGCGTGAATGCCGCCGCCGCCCGGTTGTGGGGCGTGCCGCAAGACCGCGCCGCCGGACGCCCGGTGTTGGAAATCGTGCGGCGGCACACGCTGGAAGCCCTGGCAGAGCGCGGCGGCGAGATGGAACTGGAGGTCAGTGGGCGCACCCTGCGCTGCACCGCCACCCGCGACGGCATTCATAGCGCCCTGATCGTGGAGGACGTGACCGACCACCGCCGCCGCGAAGCCGAATTGCGCGAGGCCACCGCCGTCCTGTCGCACGAATTCCGTACCCCGGTGGCTGCCCTGCGCGGTGTGCTGGAGGCGCTGGAATACGACATGCCCACCGACCTCGCCCAGAATTTTGTGCGGCAAGGGTTGCAGGAAACAGAGCGATTGGCCCGGCTGGTGGAAGATCTCGCGGTAGGCTTCCGGCCCACCCGCGCCCGCACCCTGCCGCTGGCCGAGGCCTTTGCCCGCGCCGAACGCCTGCTGGGAACCGACCTCTTGGCGCGGCAGGCCACCCTGACCTTTGGGCAAGACCATCTGGTGCGGGCCGATCCCGACAAGCTCTTGCAAGTCCTGCTGAATCTGATCGAGAACGCCCTGAAATACGGCCCCGACGGGCAGCCCATTCATGTCCGGACTGCCGAGCGCGGCACCTGGATAGAGGTGGCGGTGCTGGATCACGGCCCCGCCATTTCGGATTCCGAGAACCTGTTTCGCGCCCACACACGCGGGCAGGGAGCCACCGGGCAGGGCAGCGGCATGGGGCTGTATATCGTGCGTAGCATTGTGCATGGCTGGGGCGGTCAGGCGTGGGCCGAGCGCGAAGGCCAGCAGAATGCTTTTTGCTTTACGCTGCCGGGGGTGGCAGGCATCGGCTGA
- the phoU gene encoding phosphate signaling complex protein PhoU, translating to MREALESDLRAVLNGALNMLGTVERMLPIAADILLHERTERLEEIRALDREVDAQEAQIEAECLRIIALHQPVARDLRMVALILKSLSDIERMGDYTVHVAKDGSELAQAPALKRYVNLARMLERLGEMSQNLRTALADRDVTRAEATIGMDDEVDDLYEQIQRELVTYMLEDPRNISKALMLMRVGRSLERVGDHMENIAERVRYWVTGQREA from the coding sequence ATGCGTGAAGCCCTCGAATCCGATCTCCGTGCTGTGCTGAACGGCGCACTGAACATGTTGGGCACGGTCGAACGTATGTTGCCTATAGCCGCCGACATCCTGCTGCACGAGCGCACCGAGCGCCTGGAGGAAATTCGCGCTCTAGACCGGGAAGTAGACGCGCAGGAAGCCCAGATCGAGGCCGAATGCCTGCGGATCATCGCGCTGCATCAGCCGGTGGCCCGCGACCTGCGGATGGTGGCCCTGATCCTGAAAAGCCTGAGCGACATAGAACGCATGGGCGATTACACCGTCCACGTTGCCAAAGACGGCTCAGAATTGGCGCAGGCTCCGGCCCTCAAACGCTACGTGAATCTGGCCCGGATGCTGGAACGCCTCGGCGAAATGAGCCAGAATCTCCGCACTGCCCTCGCAGACCGCGACGTGACCCGCGCCGAAGCGACGATTGGCATGGACGACGAGGTAGACGACCTGTACGAGCAGATTCAGCGCGAACTGGTGACCTACATGCTGGAAGACCCACGCAACATTTCCAAGGCCCTGATGCTGATGCGCGTGGGCCGCAGCCTGGAGCGCGTGGGCGATCACATGGAAAACATCGCCGAGCGCGTGCGGTACTGGGTGACGGGGCAGCGGGAAGCCTAG
- a CDS encoding YbbR-like domain-containing protein yields the protein MSGGSGHDGGLWGAAQRWLRPRYVWGRIVHNLLPKVLSLVVALTLWFVATADRRANVEQGFDVPVTVRDTTGGRTRRATSDLNPSTVRVTLSGRPERLRELSGETIEAVVDVTGVPEGSFNRPVAVQVPGGTTLRRQAPERVQGFVDAQLTRTLAVTLSVASPSDTSLLRYEVAPAQATVSGAGRVVATVRRLITSPAPLLPGEASEVKLIALDENGDPVEGVQTSPASVTVRRIDTGELPVKSLRVVLNDPPAGLRVTAVSVQPSTVRVVAAPELLGRLREAAGTVTYRVGTYTAPVALRIPAGAQALEEVSVRLTVERVVATPAARPPASGTGNGDAP from the coding sequence GTGAGCGGCGGCAGCGGGCATGACGGCGGCCTGTGGGGCGCGGCCCAGCGCTGGCTCAGGCCGCGCTACGTATGGGGCCGGATCGTTCACAACCTGCTGCCCAAAGTGCTGTCGTTGGTGGTGGCCCTGACGCTGTGGTTCGTGGCGACTGCGGATCGCCGCGCCAACGTGGAGCAGGGCTTCGACGTGCCCGTGACCGTGCGCGACACCACCGGGGGCCGCACCCGCCGCGCCACCAGCGACCTGAACCCCAGCACCGTGCGCGTGACGCTGTCGGGCCGCCCCGAACGCCTGCGCGAACTGAGCGGCGAAACGATTGAAGCCGTAGTAGACGTGACGGGCGTGCCCGAAGGCAGCTTCAACCGCCCGGTGGCCGTGCAGGTGCCGGGCGGAACCACCCTGCGGAGGCAAGCGCCAGAGCGGGTGCAGGGCTTTGTCGACGCGCAACTGACCCGCACGTTGGCCGTGACCCTCAGCGTGGCTTCTCCGTCCGATACCAGCCTGCTGCGCTATGAGGTGGCCCCCGCACAGGCCACCGTGAGCGGTGCGGGGCGCGTGGTCGCCACCGTGCGCCGCCTGATCACCAGCCCCGCGCCCCTGCTGCCCGGAGAAGCCAGTGAAGTGAAACTGATCGCCCTGGACGAGAACGGCGATCCGGTAGAGGGCGTGCAGACCAGCCCCGCCAGCGTGACCGTGCGCCGAATCGATACCGGAGAATTGCCTGTGAAAAGCCTGCGCGTCGTCCTGAACGACCCCCCGGCAGGTCTGCGGGTTACGGCAGTCAGCGTGCAGCCCAGTACTGTGCGCGTGGTGGCCGCCCCCGAACTGCTGGGGCGACTGCGCGAGGCGGCGGGAACTGTGACCTACCGCGTGGGCACCTACACCGCGCCCGTGGCCCTACGGATTCCGGCGGGCGCACAGGCGCTAGAAGAAGTCAGCGTGCGCCTGACCGTGGAGCGGGTGGTGGCGACTCCGGCCGCCCGTCCTCCTGCGAGTGGTACGGGGAATGGGGATGCGCCTTGA
- a CDS encoding LCP family protein, translating to MSLLPPNLLPDAAANPRPLARLRALQAFGLSLAALALGGMAVLSAPGASTPASALMAGSAPHFTLLLAGRDIVYCYYRQPCKDQEQRTGIIQPPNTDTLMLVKVDAGRVSVLSIPRDTNVGEYDYRGSPAAQKVNSRYWSGGPEGLTRAVEEITGERVDAHVIVRTDYVARVIDALGGLDVTVPKGGIEWVDQAAGVNLKLDAGNHHLDGATAVLFLRVRKGFGDDWGRIDHQKQALTQLASRLKSAKGLAALPTILGGVGNGVETNADPNLLPTLLPYLPQLKLTFATLPTDDIRGSFNLAVNRERLAEVWGNTAPNLAGAGTARPVSIRIEDASGAALGPRLAQALAALDYTSVTSEAVPASPEASQVFTGSDVRAASELADTLGLPRLQGERFPVGAGEIGILLGTDARDTLAALNAYPDGTAPDGPALISPDSTTDLEGMDQSGEGQTGVN from the coding sequence GTGAGTTTGTTACCGCCTAATCTTCTGCCCGACGCTGCTGCCAATCCCCGCCCGTTGGCGCGTCTGAGGGCGCTGCAAGCCTTCGGCCTGTCGTTGGCGGCTTTAGCACTGGGCGGTATGGCGGTACTCAGTGCGCCGGGCGCGTCTACTCCGGCGAGTGCGCTGATGGCGGGCAGTGCGCCGCACTTTACGTTGCTGCTGGCAGGCCGCGACATCGTGTACTGCTATTACCGCCAGCCCTGCAAAGATCAGGAGCAGCGCACGGGCATTATTCAGCCGCCCAACACTGACACCCTGATGCTGGTGAAAGTGGACGCCGGGCGGGTCAGTGTGCTGAGCATTCCCCGCGACACCAACGTGGGCGAGTACGACTACCGGGGATCTCCTGCCGCCCAGAAGGTGAACAGCCGCTACTGGTCGGGGGGGCCGGAGGGTCTGACCCGCGCTGTAGAGGAAATTACGGGCGAGCGGGTAGACGCCCACGTGATCGTGCGAACCGACTACGTGGCCCGCGTGATAGACGCGCTGGGCGGTCTGGACGTGACTGTGCCGAAGGGCGGCATCGAGTGGGTGGATCAGGCGGCGGGCGTGAACCTGAAGCTGGACGCCGGAAACCATCACCTGGACGGCGCGACGGCGGTACTGTTCCTGCGCGTCCGCAAAGGCTTTGGCGACGACTGGGGCCGCATAGATCACCAGAAGCAGGCCCTCACGCAACTGGCCTCGCGCCTGAAATCGGCCAAAGGGCTGGCGGCCCTGCCCACTATTCTGGGCGGTGTCGGCAATGGCGTAGAAACCAACGCCGACCCCAACCTCTTGCCCACCCTGCTGCCGTATCTGCCCCAGCTCAAGCTGACTTTTGCCACCCTGCCCACCGATGACATTCGCGGCTCGTTCAATCTGGCCGTGAACCGCGAAAGGTTGGCCGAGGTCTGGGGCAATACTGCGCCGAACTTGGCAGGTGCGGGGACTGCACGCCCAGTCAGCATCCGAATAGAGGATGCCAGCGGAGCTGCACTTGGCCCCCGATTGGCCCAAGCTTTGGCGGCGCTGGACTACACCTCCGTGACCTCCGAAGCCGTGCCAGCCAGCCCCGAAGCCAGTCAGGTCTTTACGGGCAGCGACGTACGGGCCGCCAGCGAACTCGCCGATACCCTAGGCCTCCCCCGCCTGCAAGGTGAGCGTTTCCCCGTAGGGGCTGGAGAAATCGGTATTCTGCTGGGAACGGACGCCCGCGACACCCTCGCGGCACTGAATGCGTACCCGGATGGCACTGCTCCGGATGGCCCCGCACTGATCAGCCCCGATTCCACTACCGATCTGGAGGGAATGGATCAGAGCGGCGAAGGTCAGACCGGAGTAAATTAG